In Vanessa atalanta chromosome 17, ilVanAtal1.2, whole genome shotgun sequence, one DNA window encodes the following:
- the LOC125070397 gene encoding phospholipid phosphatase 2-like isoform X1, whose protein sequence is MGALGCVSVKMTPTDSTEVFTVASSELSLHETRRDHESQILKQKNCSNLHWLWWTFGVDVPLFLIVTILVGLFEFGVIPHYKSGFYCNDPALSFPFKGDTVKMEVIMSTIIILPFALVFITELVLFDATYSLRAKLNFTSKITFKIFRNYLCGLIFNLGIVEVMKGITGNPRPTFFAICEPDTAKTCNGSEYVSTFECTSTRFSSWYQSDSYHSFPSGHTSLSLYCGFFMAWYLQRRAFDWRHRTVLVVPLLQLLCLTYVAVCSLTRITDHRHHWWDVLTGAVVGVVTLLYTVLALCNNFKTKSKYTQDTCMTDSQHTVRTLVFDGPHQMAVS, encoded by the exons CGAAGAGATCACGAGTCGCAGATTCTGAAACAGAAAAATTGTAGCAATTTACACTGGTTATGGTGGACGTTTGGTGTGGATGTACCTTTATTTCTAATAG TCACAATTCTAGTGGGCCTCTTCGAGTTCGGAGTGATCCCCCACTACAAGAGTGGCTTCTATTGCAATGATCCAGCGCTCTCCTTTCCATTCAAAGGTGACACAGTTAAAATGGAAGTCATAATGTCTACGATTATTATACTGCCGTTTGCACTG GTATTCATCACAGAGTTAGTACTTTTCGATGCAACATATTCACTCCGTGCCAAATTAAATTTCACTTCcaagataacatttaaaatatttcgaaactACCTCTGTGGTTTGATTTTCAACCTTGGAATTGTTGAAGTCATGAAGGGTATTACGGGAAATCCTAGACCTACGTTCTTTGCCATCTGTGAACCGGACACAGCAAAGACTTGCAATGG TTCCGAATATGTAAGTACATTCGAGTGTACATCAACCCGGTTTTCCAGCTGGTATCAAAGCGATTCATACCACAGCTTCCCTTCAGGGCACACGTCACTCTCTTTGTATTGTGGATTTTTTATGGCg TGGTATCTCCAGCGTCGTGCGTTCGACTGGCGACATCGTACAGTTTTAGTCGTTCCTCTCTTACAACTGCTGTGTCTGACCTACGTGGCTGTTTGCTCTCTCACAAGGATCACCGATCACCGCCATCATTGGTGGGACGTGCTCACTGGGGCTGTTGTCGGGGTTGTCACATTGCTTTATACG gTACTGGCACTCTGCAATAATTTTAAgactaaatctaaatatacccAGGACACTTGTATGACGGATAGCCAACACACCGTGCGAACATTAGTGTTTGATGGACCACATCAAATGGCAGTGTCATGA
- the LOC125070397 gene encoding phospholipid phosphatase 2-like isoform X2 produces the protein MVHENTLFRASVEGFKRITMPRSSVQRRDHESQILKQKNCSNLHWLWWTFGVDVPLFLIVTILVGLFEFGVIPHYKSGFYCNDPALSFPFKGDTVKMEVIMSTIIILPFALVFITELVLFDATYSLRAKLNFTSKITFKIFRNYLCGLIFNLGIVEVMKGITGNPRPTFFAICEPDTAKTCNGSEYVSTFECTSTRFSSWYQSDSYHSFPSGHTSLSLYCGFFMAWYLQRRAFDWRHRTVLVVPLLQLLCLTYVAVCSLTRITDHRHHWWDVLTGAVVGVVTLLYTVLALCNNFKTKSKYTQDTCMTDSQHTVRTLVFDGPHQMAVS, from the exons CGAAGAGATCACGAGTCGCAGATTCTGAAACAGAAAAATTGTAGCAATTTACACTGGTTATGGTGGACGTTTGGTGTGGATGTACCTTTATTTCTAATAG TCACAATTCTAGTGGGCCTCTTCGAGTTCGGAGTGATCCCCCACTACAAGAGTGGCTTCTATTGCAATGATCCAGCGCTCTCCTTTCCATTCAAAGGTGACACAGTTAAAATGGAAGTCATAATGTCTACGATTATTATACTGCCGTTTGCACTG GTATTCATCACAGAGTTAGTACTTTTCGATGCAACATATTCACTCCGTGCCAAATTAAATTTCACTTCcaagataacatttaaaatatttcgaaactACCTCTGTGGTTTGATTTTCAACCTTGGAATTGTTGAAGTCATGAAGGGTATTACGGGAAATCCTAGACCTACGTTCTTTGCCATCTGTGAACCGGACACAGCAAAGACTTGCAATGG TTCCGAATATGTAAGTACATTCGAGTGTACATCAACCCGGTTTTCCAGCTGGTATCAAAGCGATTCATACCACAGCTTCCCTTCAGGGCACACGTCACTCTCTTTGTATTGTGGATTTTTTATGGCg TGGTATCTCCAGCGTCGTGCGTTCGACTGGCGACATCGTACAGTTTTAGTCGTTCCTCTCTTACAACTGCTGTGTCTGACCTACGTGGCTGTTTGCTCTCTCACAAGGATCACCGATCACCGCCATCATTGGTGGGACGTGCTCACTGGGGCTGTTGTCGGGGTTGTCACATTGCTTTATACG gTACTGGCACTCTGCAATAATTTTAAgactaaatctaaatatacccAGGACACTTGTATGACGGATAGCCAACACACCGTGCGAACATTAGTGTTTGATGGACCACATCAAATGGCAGTGTCATGA
- the LOC125070397 gene encoding phospholipid phosphatase 2-like isoform X3 gives MHSYGSMPRRDHESQILKQKNCSNLHWLWWTFGVDVPLFLIVTILVGLFEFGVIPHYKSGFYCNDPALSFPFKGDTVKMEVIMSTIIILPFALVFITELVLFDATYSLRAKLNFTSKITFKIFRNYLCGLIFNLGIVEVMKGITGNPRPTFFAICEPDTAKTCNGSEYVSTFECTSTRFSSWYQSDSYHSFPSGHTSLSLYCGFFMAWYLQRRAFDWRHRTVLVVPLLQLLCLTYVAVCSLTRITDHRHHWWDVLTGAVVGVVTLLYTVLALCNNFKTKSKYTQDTCMTDSQHTVRTLVFDGPHQMAVS, from the exons ATGCATTCATACGGATCAATGCCG CGAAGAGATCACGAGTCGCAGATTCTGAAACAGAAAAATTGTAGCAATTTACACTGGTTATGGTGGACGTTTGGTGTGGATGTACCTTTATTTCTAATAG TCACAATTCTAGTGGGCCTCTTCGAGTTCGGAGTGATCCCCCACTACAAGAGTGGCTTCTATTGCAATGATCCAGCGCTCTCCTTTCCATTCAAAGGTGACACAGTTAAAATGGAAGTCATAATGTCTACGATTATTATACTGCCGTTTGCACTG GTATTCATCACAGAGTTAGTACTTTTCGATGCAACATATTCACTCCGTGCCAAATTAAATTTCACTTCcaagataacatttaaaatatttcgaaactACCTCTGTGGTTTGATTTTCAACCTTGGAATTGTTGAAGTCATGAAGGGTATTACGGGAAATCCTAGACCTACGTTCTTTGCCATCTGTGAACCGGACACAGCAAAGACTTGCAATGG TTCCGAATATGTAAGTACATTCGAGTGTACATCAACCCGGTTTTCCAGCTGGTATCAAAGCGATTCATACCACAGCTTCCCTTCAGGGCACACGTCACTCTCTTTGTATTGTGGATTTTTTATGGCg TGGTATCTCCAGCGTCGTGCGTTCGACTGGCGACATCGTACAGTTTTAGTCGTTCCTCTCTTACAACTGCTGTGTCTGACCTACGTGGCTGTTTGCTCTCTCACAAGGATCACCGATCACCGCCATCATTGGTGGGACGTGCTCACTGGGGCTGTTGTCGGGGTTGTCACATTGCTTTATACG gTACTGGCACTCTGCAATAATTTTAAgactaaatctaaatatacccAGGACACTTGTATGACGGATAGCCAACACACCGTGCGAACATTAGTGTTTGATGGACCACATCAAATGGCAGTGTCATGA